From Ananas comosus cultivar F153 linkage group 2, ASM154086v1, whole genome shotgun sequence:
TATAAACAAAGCCATGACAAAATCAAGCGAGTTCCGGTAACCAACGGTTTGAACTGTAAAGAACAAATCAAAGAGGAGAGGGGGCAGGGCCGGGGGAGGCCGCAGGGCCAAGAAGCGGCGCTGGAGAAGGCGCTCGTCCTACGTCGGCGCGATCGGAAAAGAGACGATCGGCGATAACCTGATTAGCTGCATCGGACGTGTGGTACGCGTCCCAGAACACAAACTCGCTGCGGTTGGCGCAGAGTTTCGAGTTGGGAGAGCAGAGGCCACCAATGACAGAGTCCACATTGCAGCATGATGTGTGAGAAATCTTAAATCCTGCATATTGCACAGATTTCAAGGTCATTAGATTAACTCTAACAACAAATTGATTGAGAATTTATATAGTGTTTTCTGGGTATCTGTCCTTCTTTACTCATACAGCAAACTGTACAGATAAAGCAAAATCAAACTAACAAACTAACAAACTAATACTAAATCAGGGATTCAGCGCCAAAAGATTGAAAAGAAGCTCATGCGCGAAACTAAGGAGAAGAGTCTTTTAGAGAGTTCATAATATGCATGGTCAATTATTTACCATAATTTTGTGGGTTATTGATGAGATCCATGACTATGGAATAGGAGTCGGCGAACGCCATCTGAGCACCGGGTAGTTTATTGTTCAGGCCATCAAGCAGATCCTTTACTCGCGCATTGAACTCTGTCACATAGTTGTTCACAACATGGAGGCATTGCCCATTCCTAGATTTCACTCTCTGAGATGGAATGCAACCCAATGGCCCCAATCCATGGAACACTACCTTCCTCGCCCCTAGATCATAAAGCCTCTTCGCATACATAACGAAAACAACATGGTGTTAGAGAAGGAGCATAATTTAGGTTTGGTACCTCTATTTCCAATAGTACAAACAAAAACAATTTCATATCATACTCTTAATTGGCCATCTAATGTAGTAATCACGAGCCCGACAAACTCGTCGTGAGTGTATTGCTGACCGTCCGCCATGAAAGGCTGCAAGAAGTTGTTCACGTAGTCGTTGCTGCCTACAATTGACGGAAAATGCATGAAACAAATGTTTATCAGTATAGAACATAACTGCGAGTAATATTAGTTGTTCTAGGAGTAGAGTGCAATACCAAGTCCAATGAAGTAGATTGCCTCATTGCATAGTTCCTCTGCAGACTCTTTTCCGATCTTACGAACGATCGCAGCCTTAGTCTTCTCGAAGCAAGTTATCTGATCGTAGAAAGAGAGCTTCTGAATCTGCATCATGACATCTTTGTCAGGAACATACACTCATAAATGTGGAAAGTATGATAAAATGTTTTACAAATTAATGTCGTCCTTACAAAGTAAAGTCCGGTCTCGTTGAGGATGCCTGCACCACCCGACGCATAGTTGACACCTTTAAGGATCGCATCGTCGTTCATTGATAAGGAAAGAAACGGTGGTGGCGATGGAACTCCCAGCTTAGCAGCTAGCATCAATCATAGCACAATTTTTAGAACTTCAAATCTTTCGTAGAATTTTACTTTCGAtcgccaaaattttattttttgcaattagG
This genomic window contains:
- the LOC109706953 gene encoding GDSL esterase/lipase At5g37690-like, with amino-acid sequence MAALTAIVLTVFALTICNADAADATTGQVTYVFGDSMAEVGNNNYLPNALAKSNYPWYGVDYIKGQPTGRFTNGRTVGDIMSAKLGVPSPPPFLSLSMNDDAILKGVNYASGGAGILNETGLYFIQKLSFYDQITCFEKTKAAIVRKIGKESAEELCNEAIYFIGLGSNDYVNNFLQPFMADGQQYTHDEFVGLVITTLDGQLRRLYDLGARKVVFHGLGPLGCIPSQRVKSRNGQCLHVVNNYVTEFNARVKDLLDGLNNKLPGAQMAFADSYSIVMDLINNPQNYGFKISHTSCCNVDSVIGGLCSPNSKLCANRSEFVFWDAYHTSDAANQVIADRLFSDRADVGRAPSPAPLLGPAASPGPAPSPL